Proteins found in one Triticum aestivum cultivar Chinese Spring chromosome 4D, IWGSC CS RefSeq v2.1, whole genome shotgun sequence genomic segment:
- the LOC123095920 gene encoding serine/threonine-protein kinase STE20, with amino-acid sequence MAENIDLVLEFLKKNRFAKAEAALRGELSATTNGQTHRRAPSPSPKEEDEREGSEAGSAAGPRGAASSVRSADSSREFIVKEIDVGGLANGSDGKKGLGIGLPLENTNTGDLYPWNFSIANSTVEQLAELLVSEEVPRHRRTSLTEKRDRGVGTEQPVPVLEQKVSFGRGKGKVDTAGRSEVSEPGHSSDKNLVPEKEEPLNGYAVKTVLPFPTEIPSSSYHSTHQDGNERKDTKKSVNADGSGKAAKRQPDEGNRQYYSGKSQSNVDHVADRCFDLQLMGNSQREEFPKLPPVRLKSEDKLVNMNWEEKIDHHGSGSNDPSTDHVFMIGSYLNVPIGQDITSSGGRRMVGSSWLSVSQGIAEDTPDMVFDTLGDDLLEYPNEYWDSDEYDDDDDVGYTRQPIEDETWFLAHEIDYPSDNEKPTGHTSGADRHDRPTKDDDDDQSFVEEDSYISGEQYFHGKNIAPIGTSERPIGHGIPDNDMIAQYDGQLLDSEELNLMHSEPVWQGFVSQNSELGMLGNGKFLNDSARPHPDDPFVEDDQHGSVRSIGVGISSDAADIGSEVRESLIGGSSEGDIEYFNESNLSVSGKRHSQQEAEKKKVNANGAKQDQINYDIQKGNMPPGAAYGDGGFSFPPPLHSGKNTESDVKSSWSKKDDYSINDPDDCQNGTVSDDTLATWKKRNSVSSLRSSRDEITSDVVRSRNSSASSALNNTYDEVEETMNARHQKLDDAQEEETGTTLDDEEAAALQEQVRQIKAQEEEFETFNLKIVHRKNRTGFEEDKNFHVVLNSVIAGRYHVTEYLGSAAFSKAIQAHDLHTGMDVCVKIIKNNKDFFDQSLDEIKLLKYVNKHDPADKYHLLRLYDYFYYREHLLIVCELLKANLYEFQKFNRESGGEVYFTMPRLQSIAIQCLESLQFLHGLGLIHCDLKPENILVKSYSRCEIKVIDLGSSCFETDHLCSYVQSRSYRAPEVILGLPYDKKIDIWSLGCILAELCTGNVLFQNDSPATLLARVMGIIGSIEQAMLAQGRDTYKHFTKNHMLYERNQESSRLEYLIPKKTSLRHRLPMADQGFIEFVSYLLEVNPKKRPSALEALKHPWLSFPYEPISS; translated from the exons ATGGCGGAGAACATCGATCTGGTGCTGGAGTTCCTCAAGAAGAACCGGTTCGCCAAGGCCGAGGCCGCCCTCCGCGGGGAGCTCAGCGCCACCACCAACGGGCAGACGCATAGGCgtgcgccctcgccctcgcccaaggaggaggacgagcggGAAGGCTCTGAGGCGGGCTCCGCCGCGGGGCCGAGAGGCGCCGCTTCTTCCGTGAGAAGCGCCGACTCGTCCAGGGAGTTCATTGTCAAGGAGATTGACGTCGGAGGCCTGGCAAATGGATCTGATGGGAAGAAGGGGCTCGGGATTGGCCTGCCTCTGGAGAACACCAACACAGGGGATCTGTACCCGTGGAACTTCAGCATTGCCAACAGCACCGTGGAGCAGCTGGCCGAGCTTCTGGTGTCTGAGGAAGTGCCAAGGCATCGCCGCACATCGTTAACTGAGAAGAGGGACCGGGGTGTTGGAACCGAGCAGCCTGTTCCGGTGCTGGAGCAGAAGGTCTCGTTTGGAAGAGGGAAGGGCAAAGTTGACACCGCAGGGAGAAGTGAAGTCAGTGAACCAGGCCATTCGAGTGACAAGAATCTGGTCCCAGAAAAGGAGGAGCCCTTGAATGGCTATGCAGTCAAGACGGTGCTTCCGTTTCCTACAGAAATCCCGTCGTCTAGTTATCATAGTACTCACCAGGATGGAAATGAGAGGAAAGATACGAAGAAGAGCGTCAATGCCGATGGTTCGGGAAAAGCAGCAAAGAGGCAACCTGATGAGGGGAACAGGCAGTATTACTCGGGGAAGTCCCAGAGTAATGTGGATCACGTTGCTGACCGTTGCTTCGACCTGCAGCTTATGGGAAATAGCCAACGCGAAGAGTTTCCGAAGTTGCCTCCTGTGCGGCTCAAGTCCGAGGATAAGCTTGTTAATATGAACTGGGAGGAGAAGATCGATCATCATGGATCTGGATCCAACGACCCTAGTACTGACCATGTCTTTATGATTGGGTCTTATCTTAATGTTCCCATTGGGCAGGACATTACATCATCAG GTGGAAGACGCATGGTTGGCAGTAGTTGGTTATCCGTCAGCCAAGGCATTGCAGAGGATACTCCTGacatggtttttgacacacttggTGATGATTTGCTTGAGTATCCAAATGAGTATTGGGACTCTGATGAgtatgacgatgacgacgatgttgGCTACACCCGACAACCAATTGAGGATGAAACTTGGTTTCTTGCACATGAGATTGACTATCCTAGTGACAATGAGAAGCCAACTGGTCACACAAGTGGTGCTGATCGACATGATCGTCCTACAAAGGATGATGACGATGACCAATCATTTGTTGAAGAAGATTCTTACATATCTGGTGAGCAGTATTTTCATGGGAAAAACATCGCACCGATAGGTACTTCGGAGCGGCCAATAGGACATGGGATTCCTGATAATGATATGATAGCCCAGTATGATGGTCAACTTTTGGATTCAGAAGAACTAAATTTGATGCATTCTGAACCAGTATGGCAGGGTTTTGTGTCACAGAATAGTGAACTAGGCATGTTAGGAAATGGGAAATTCCTTAATGATTCTGCACGACCTCATCCTGATGACCCTTTTGTTGAGGATGATCAGCACGGTTCAGTCAGGTCAATTGGTGTTGGTATAAGTAGTGATGCTGCTGACATTGGAAGTGAGGTGCGTGAAAGTCTGATTGGAGGAAGCAGTGAAGGGGACATAGAATACTTCAACGAAAGTAATCTGAGTGTTAGTGGAAAGAGACACTCTCAGcaagaagcagaaaagaaaaaggtTAATGCGAATGGAGCCAAACAGGACCAAATAAACTATGATATCCAAAAGGGCAATATGCCACCAGGAGCAGCTTATGGTGATGGTGGATTTTCTTTTCCACCGCCACTACATTCTGGAAAAAATACCGAATCAGATGTTAAGTCTTCATGGTCAAAGAAGGATGATTATTCAATCAATGATCCTGATGACTGTCAAAATGGCACGGTATCAGATGATACACTTGCCACATGGAAGAAAAGGAACAGTGTCTCTTCCCTAAGGAGCTCTCGAGATGAAATTACTTCTGATGTTGTTAGATCAAGAAACTCAAGCGCATCGTCTGCTCTGAACAATACTTATGATGAAGTGGAGGAAACAATGAATGCTCGTCAtcagaaactagatgatgcacaaGAAGAGGAGACCGGTACCACGTTAGATGACGAGGAAGCAGCAGCATTGCAAGAACAAGTCAGGCAGATAAAGGCCCAGGAGGAAGAATTTGAAACTTTCAATCTGAAGATTGTGCATAGGAAAAATAG AACTGGTTTCGAAGAAGAcaaaaatttccatgttgttctcaATTCTGTTATTGCTGGTCGTTACCATGTCACGGAGTATTTGGGATCAGCAGCGTTCAGCAAAGCTATCCAGGCACATGATTTACACACAGGAATGGACGTGTGTGTTAAAATCATTAAGAACAACAAAGATTTTTTCGACCAGAGCCTTGATGAGATCAAGCTTCTGAAATATGTGAACAAGCATGACCCTGCTGACAAGTACCACCTTTTGCGCCTATATGATTACTTCTACTATCGG GAACATTTGTTGATAGTTTGTGAACTTCTGAAGGCAAATTTGTATGAATTTCAAAAGTTTAACAGAGAATCAGGAGGCGAGGTTTACTTTACGATGCCAAGATTACAG TCAATAGCCATTCAGTGTTTGGAGTCGCTACAGTTTCTGCATGGACTTGGTCTTATTCATTGTGATCTGAAGCCAGAGAATATATTGGTAAAGAGCTATAGTAGATGTGAAATTAAGGTCATTGACCTTGGCAGTAGCTGTTTTGAGACTGATCATCTATGCTCATACGTTCAATCGCGATCTTACCGTGCACCTGAGGTCATACTGGGCCTACCTTATGACAAAAAGATAGATATATGGTCACTTGGATGTATTCTAGCAGAACTTTGCACTGGGAAT GTTCTTTTTCAAAACGATTCTCCTGCGACATTACTTGCACGTGTGATGGGCATCATTGGTTCCATAGAACAAGCCATGCTTGCACAGGGGCGTGATACTTATAAACACTTCACAAAGAATCACATGTTGTATGAAAGAAATCAG GAGAGTAGCAGGCTAGAATACTTGATTCCAAAGAAGACATCATTGCGGCACCGCTTGCCCATGGCCGATCAGGGTTTCATCGAGTTTGTTTCATACCTTCTCGAGGTGAATCCGAAAAAGCGCCCAAGCGCCTTGGAAGCATTGAAACACCCGTGGCTTTCTTTTCCTTACGAGCCAATATCGTCATGA
- the LOC100873142 gene encoding phytochrome A type 3 encodes MSSSMPASSSSSRNRQSTQERVLAQTTLDAQLNAEFEESSDSFDYSKLVEAQRDTPTVLQEGRSEKVIAYLQHIQRGKMIQSFGCLLALDEKSFNVIAFSENAPEMLTTVSHAVPSVDDPPRLDIGTNVRSLFTDQGATALHKALGFADVSLLNPILVQCKSSGKPFYAIVHRATGCLVVDFEPVNPTEFPATAAGALQSYKLAAKAISKIQALPGGSMELLCNTVVKEVFELTGYDRVMAYKFHEDNHGEVFAEITKPGLEPYLGLHYPATDIPQAARFLFMKNKVRMICDVRARSIKVIEDEALPFDISLCGSALRAAHSCHLQYMENMNSIASLVMAVVVNENEEDDEVGSEQPAQQQKKKILWGLVVCHHESPRYVPFPLRYACEFLAQVFAVHVNKEFEVQKQLREKSILRMQTILSDMLFKEASPLTIVSGAPNIMDLIKCDGAALLYGGKVWRLGNAPTESQIRDLALWLSEVHMDSTGLSTESLHDAGYPGASALGDMVCGMAVAKINSNDILFWFRSHTAKEIRWGGAKNDPSDQDDSRRMHPRLSFKAFLEVVKMKSLAWTDSEMDAIHSLQLILRGTVDGVVKPTGKASLDEQIGDLKLDGLAELQAVTSEMVRLMETATVPILAVDGNGLVNGWNQKAAELTGLRVDDAIGRHILTLVEESSVSVVQRMLYLALQGKEEKEVRFEVKTHGPKRDDGPVILVVNACASRDLHDDVVGVCFVAQDMTVHKLVMDKFTRVEGDYKAIIHNPNPLIPPIFGADEFGWCCEWNAAMTKLTGWHKEEVLDKMLLGEVFDSRNASCLLKNKDAFVSLCAVINSALAGKETEKAPFGFFDRSGKYTECLLSVNRRQNEDGLITGVFCFIHIPSHELQQALQVQQASEQASLKRLKAFSYMRHAINNPLSGMLYSRKALKNTDLNEEQMRQIHVSDNCHHQLNKILADLDQDSIMEKSSCLDLEMAEFVLQDVVVAAVSQVLIACEGKGIRVSCNLPERFMKKLIYGDGVRLQQILSDFLSISVKFSPVGGSIEISAKATKNSIGENLHLIDLDLRIKHHGLGVPAELMAQMFEEDDMQQSEEGLGLLVSRNLLRLMNGDVRHLREAGMSIFILTAELACGPTAMEH; translated from the exons ATGTCTTCCTCAATGCCTGCCTCCAGTTCTTCCAGCAGGAACCGCCAGAGCACCCAGGAAAGGGTGTTGGCACAAACAACCCTTGATGCTCAACTCAATGCTGAGTTTGAAGAATCTAGTGACTCCTTCGACTACTCCAAGCTGGTCGAAGCCCAGCGGGACACTCCAACCGTGCTGCAGGAAGGGCGGTCGGAGAAGGTCATAGCCTACTTGCAGCACATTCAGAGAGGGAAGATGATCCAGTCGTTTGGTTGCTTGTTGGCCCTTGATGAGAAGAGCTTCAATGTCATTGCATTCAGTGAGAACGCGCCAGAAATGCTTACAACTGTCAGCCATGCAGTGCCCAGTGTCGACGATCCCCCGAGGCTCGACATCGGCACCAATGTACGGTCTCTGTTCACTGACCAAGGTGCCACGGCTCTGCACAAGGCGCTAGGGTTTGCTGATGTTTCTTTGCTGAACCCTATCCTGGTTCAGTGCAAGTCCTCAGGCAAGCCTTTCTATGCCATTGTTCACCGAGCAACCGGTTGTTTGGTGGTAGACTTTGAGCCTGTGAACCCCACAGAATTTCCTGCCACTGCTGCTGGGGCCTTGCAGTCTTACAAGCTTGCTGCCAAGGCAATCTCCAAGATCCAGGCACTGCCAGGTGGAAGCATGGAGCTGCTATGCAATACTGTGGTCAAGGAGGTCTTTGAACTTACAGGGTATGATAGGGTTATGGCTTACAAGTTCCATGAAGATAATCATGGCGAGGTCTTTGCCGAGATCACAAAGCCTGGCCTTGAGCCTTATCTGGGCCTGCACTATCCGGCCACTGATATCCCTCAAGCAGCCAGGTTTCTTTTCATGAAGAACAAAGTGCGGATGATTTGTGATGTCCGCGCAAGATCCATAAAGGTCATCGAAGATGAGGCACTCCCCTTTGATATTAGCTTGTGTGGTTCAGCACTCAGGGCGGCACACAGCTGTCACCTTCAGTATATGGAGAACATGAACTCGATTGCGTCCCTTGTCATGGCTGTTGTGGTTAATGAGAATGAAGAGGATGATGAGGTCGGATCTGAACAACCAGcacagcagcagaagaagaagatacTGTGGGGCCTTGTTGTTTGCCACCATGAGAGCCCCAGATATGTCCCTTTTCCGCTGCGCTATGCTTGTGAGTTCTTAGCACAGGTGTTTGCTGTCCATGTCAACAAGGAGTTTGAAGTACAGAAACAGTTACGCGAAAAAAGCATCCTGAGGATGCAAACAATTCTCTCTGACATGCTGTTCAAGGAAGCCTCTCCCCTGACTATCGTATCAGGGGCACCCAATATCATGGACCTAATCAAATGTGATGGTGCTGCTCTTTTGTATGGGGGCAAAGTGTGGCGTCTGGGTAATGCTCCAACCGAGTCACAGATACGCGATCTTGCCTTGTGGTTGTCGGAAGTTCACATGGACTCCACTGGCCTGAGTACTGAGAGCCTCCATGATGCTGGCTACCCAGGAGCCTCTGCTCTTGGTGATATGGTTTGTGGGATGGCAGTGGCTAAGATCAATTCCAATGATATTCTTTTTTGGTTCAGGTCACATACAGCTAAAGAAATCAGATGGGGAGGTGCAAAGAATGATCCATCGGACCAGGATGACAGCAGAAGGATGCACCCTAGGTTGTCTTTCAAGGCATTCCTTGAAGTTGTCAAGATGAAGAGCTTGGCTTGGACTGATTCTGAGATGGATGCTATTCATTCATTGCAACTTATACTTCGAGGGACAGTGGATGGTGTCGTCAAGCCAACCGGAAAAGCTAGCTTAGATGAACAGATTGGTGATCTAAAGCTTGATGGGCTTGCTGAATTGCAGGCAGTGACCAGTGAAATGGTTCGTCTAATGGAAACAGCAACTGTTCCAATCTTGGCGGTAGATGGCAATGGATTGGTCAACGGGTGGAACCAGAAAGCGGCAGAATTGACTGGGCTAAGGGTTGATGATGCCATAGGAAGGCACATACTTACCCTTGTGGAGGAATCTTCTGTATCAGTTGTCCAGAGGATGCTATATCTAGCTTTGCAGG GCAAAGAAGAGAAAGAAGTTCGATTTGAGGTAAAGACTCATGGCCCAAAGAGAGATGATGGCCCTGTTATCTTGGTTGTGAATGCTTGTGCCAGCCGGGACCTTCATGATGATGTTGTTGGGGTGTGCTTTGTAGCCCAAGATATGACTGTCCATAAGTTGGTGATGGACAAGTTTACTCGGGTTGAGGGAGACTACAAGGCGATCATTCACAACCCGAACCCACTTATTCCTCCTATATTTGGTGCTGATGAATTTGGATGGTGTTGTGAGTGGAATGCTGCAATGACCAAGCTGACTGGGTGGCACAAAGAAGAAGTGCTCGATAAGATGCTTCTCGGTGAAGTGTTCGACAGTAGAAATGCTTCCTGCCTTTTGAAGAACAAAGATGCATTTGTAAGCCTTTGTGCTGTTATCAACAGCGCGTTAGCCGGCAAAGAAACGGAAAAGGCTCCATTTGGCTTCTTCGACCGAAGCGGGAAGTACACTGAGTGCCTTCTGTCAGTGAACAGAAGGCAAAATGAGGATGGTCTCATCACTGGAGTATTCTGTTTTATTCATATTCCTAGTCATGAGCTGCAACAAGCACTGCAGGTGCAGCAAGCCTCCGAGCAGGCGTCACTAAAAAGGCTGAAAGCTTTCTCCTACATGAGACATGCAATCAACAACCCTCTCTCAGGCATGCTTTACTCCAGAAAAGCACTAAAGAACACAGATTTGAATGAAGAACAGATGAGGCAGATCCATGTCTCAGATAATTGTCACCACCAGCTAAACAAGATACTTGCCGACTTGGATCAAGATAGCATCATGGAAAA ATCTAGTTGCTTGGATTTGGAGATGGCTGAATTtgtgttgcaagatgtggtggTGGCTGCTGTAAGCCAAGTACTGATAGCCTGCGAGGGAAAAGGCATCAGAGTCTCTTGCAACCTGCCAGAGAGATTTATGAAGAAACTGATCTATGGAGATGGTGTTCGACTCCAGCAGATCCTTTCTGACTTCCTATCTATTTCTGTGAAGTTCTCTCCTGTTGGAGGTTCCATCGAGATCTCAGCCAAGGCGACGAAGAACAGCATCGGAGAGAATCTTCACCTTATTGACCTTGACCTTAG GATCAAGCACCATGGGTTAGGAGTCCCGGCAGAGCTAATGGCGCAAATGTTTGAGGAGGACGACATGCAGCAGTCAGAGGAGGGCTTGGGCCTCCTGGTCTCTAGAAACCTGTTGAGGCTCATGAACGGCGATGTTCGTCACCTAAGGGAAGCTGGTATGTCAATCTTCATCCTCACCGCCGAACTTGCTTGTGGTCCAACGGCAATGGAGCACTGA